From one Plasmodium malariae genome assembly, chromosome: 12 genomic stretch:
- the SEC62 gene encoding translocation protein sec62, putative has product MSGTEELNPDMLGVLKCAFEEGVKVKSAAEVGKRAVEYFRGDDFVHFLSTKKDMLKKKFPNLFIGRSLDEMKDIEEFAELFIQQGYIYKAQYKPIKGINEKDENGVYKRPKWPKRLIMTSKQNFDKTSFYILVHERNKKLQYFMLVILISIVLLCCMFPVWPLKLKLALWHLSVAFIALISVIIVGRLCTFIFFWFFGVDYWIFPNLFDEECNVVESFTPFHSWVYRNDTWILVIARMFTAVLLAIGIHQLGKTHSISDIRDFATQSFIDIIEWGNKKLSDSPENVSMYKSIGAKSAFENQAEDEEEIVYDENEENYDCLRKCGFQTFEELVRKCFLKCECMEKIINSDCYKNKCSRVTKEVLYEAYKEVCFGKKENKD; this is encoded by the exons ATGAGCGGAACAGAG GAATTAAATCCTGATATGCTTGGAGTGTTGAAGTGCGCCTTCGAGGAAGGAGTCAAGGTAAAGAGCGCAGCAGAAGTAGGAAAAAGAGCAGTAGAATATTTTAGAGGAGATGATTTTGTGCATTTTTTAAGCACGAAGAAAGATATGTTAAAGAAAAAGTTTccaaatttatttattgggAGAAGTTTAGATGAGATGAAAGATATAGAAGAATTTGCtgaattatttatacaacaaggatatatatataaagctCAATATAAACCAATTAAaggaataaatgaaaaggatGAAAATGGAGTATATAAGAGGCCCAAATGGCCAAAGAGATTAATTATGACttcaaaacaaaattttgataaaacaagtttttatattttagtgCATGAAAGGAATAAgaaattacaatattttatgttagtAATCTTAATATCGattgttttattatgttGTATGTTTCCTGTTTGGCCtttgaaattaaaattggCATTATGGCATTTGTCTGTTGCATTTATAGCTTTAATATCAGTTATAATAGTAGGAAGATTAtgtacttttattttcttctggTTTTTTGGAGTTGATTATTGGATATTTCCAAATTTATTTGATGAAGAATGTAATGTTGTTGAATCGTTTACACCATTTCATTCATGGGTATATAGAAATGATACTTGGATTCTTGTAATTGCTAGAATGTTTACTGCTGTTTTGTTAGCTATAGGTATACATCAACTGGGAAAAACACACTCAATATCAGATATTAGGGATTTTGCAACTCAGTCCTTTATTGATATAATAGAATGGGGAAATAAGAAATTAAGCGATTCTCCTGAAAATGTTTCCATGTATAAATCCATTGGTGCAAAATCAGCATTCGAAAATCAGGCAGAAGATGAGGAAGAAATAGTTTATGATGAGaatgaagaaaattatgACTGTCTTAGGAAATGTGGATTTCAAACGTTCGAAGAATTAGTCAGGAAGTGCTTTTTAAAATGTGAATGCATGGAG aaaattattaactcAGATTGTTACAAGAATAAATGTTCCAGAGTAACTAAGGAGGTTTTATATGAGGCATATAAGGAAGTTTGTTTTGGAAAAAAGGAGAATAAagattaa
- the PmUG01_12079000 gene encoding 50S ribosomal protein L20, putative — translation MKLPREVVFQVAKGFRGRSKGCFKIARSRAMKALLYSYIMRRQRYRRLRVHWIASINRACREWKFTYSHFMYSLLNNNILLNRKSLYTLCYTEPVSFKCLIDESKYIFFQRKLKFRDISQL, via the exons ATGAAATTACCAAGAGAAGTAGTTTTTCAAGTAGCAAAAGGTTTTCGAGGGAGAAGCAAAGGATGCTTTAAAATTGCTAGAAGCAGAGCAATGAAGGCATTGCTCTATTCGTATATCATGCGGCGTCAAAGATATAGGCGACTAAGG GTTCACTGGATAGCTAGCATAAACAGAGCGTGTAGGGAATGGAAGTTTACCTATTCTCATTTTATGTAtagtttattaaataataacattcTTCTAAATAGAAAGAGTTTGTACACCCTATGCTACACAGAACCAGTAAGTTTCAAATGCTTGATAGACgaatcaaaatatatttttttccaaagAAAACTCAAGTTTAGAGACATATCACAGCTTTAG